A window of the Emys orbicularis isolate rEmyOrb1 chromosome 1, rEmyOrb1.hap1, whole genome shotgun sequence genome harbors these coding sequences:
- the LOC135873793 gene encoding olfactory receptor 52R1-like codes for MSDSNTTDFTNPSTFILLGIPGLEAAHVWISIPFCAIYVIAILGNFTILSIVKTEPSLRVPMYYFLCMLAITDLVLSTSILPKTLSIFWFSSREIDFSACLTQMYFLHCFLVMESGIFVAMALDRYVAICHPLRHSTILTNPVVANIGVAVVLRGGMIIMPSFLLARQWPYCRINIIPHTHCEHMAVLKLACADTRVSSYYGLFVLFFAMGLDVIFIAVSYIQILRAVFSLPTKDARLKTFGTCGSHLCAILAFYIPALFSFLTYRFGHNVPLHFHVLIGNVYLLVPPMINPIIYGVRTKQIRNRLLRFITHKGTKIFSWCSGSQTKFRPNLGGELVLGPLP; via the coding sequence atgtcagattccaacacaaccgacttcaccaacccctccaccttcatcctgctgggcattcctggcctggaggcagcccaTGTCTGGATATCCATCCCCTTCTGTGCCATATATGtcatagccatcttggggaacttcaccatcctgtccATCGTAAAGACAGAGCCAAGCCTCCGTgtgcccatgtactatttcctgtGCATGCTGGCCATCACCGACCTGGTCCTGTCTACGTCCATCCTGCCCAAAACGCTGAGCATTTTCTGGTTTAGTTCCAGGGAAAtagatttcagtgcctgcctcacccagatgtacttccTTCACTGCTTTTTAGtgatggagtctgggatcttcgtggccatggctttggatcgctatgtggccatctgccaccccctgagacattccaccatcctgacaaacccCGTGGTGGCCAACATCGGTGTGGCCGTAGTCCTGCGTGGTGGCATGATCATAATGCCCTCTTTCCTCCTGGCAAGGCAATGGCCATATTGCAGAATCAACATCATTCCCCACACGCACTGTGAACACATGGCTGTGTTGAAGCTGGCCTGCGCTGACACCCGTGTCAGTAGTTACTACGGCCTCTTTGTGTTATTCTTTGCGATGGGTCTGGATGTGATTTTTATCGCCGTGTCCTAtatccagatcctcagggccgtcttcagcctccccacaaaggacgcccggctcaagacttttgggacctgcggCTCCCACCTCTGCGCCATCTTAGCCTTTTACATCCcagctctcttctccttcctcacgTACCGTTTTGGCCACAATGTGCCCCTACATTTCCATGTTCTCATTGGCAACGTGTACCTCCTGGTGCCCCCCATGATAAACCCTATTATCTATGgtgtgaggaccaaacagatccggaACAGGCTTCTCCGGTTCATTACACATAAAGGGACAAAAATTTTCTCTtggtgctctggctctcagaccAAGTTCCGTCCAAATCTGGGTGGTGAGTTGGTGCTGGGTCCACTTCCCTGA